Proteins encoded by one window of Rhodohalobacter sp. SW132:
- a CDS encoding DUF4382 domain-containing protein: protein MSIQKQLKTLTYLVITSALLFWGCESTLNTESGSGTGSMVVKLHDAPVDYDEVNISVARVEVNNTQNEDGWIVISEPNEIYNILDLVNGEMAVLADAELEVGTYEQIRLILNDANTVVINGETFELFVPSGEQTGVKLNINAEILEGIQYTLLLDFDANRSVVKKGVQDLYNLKPVIRATNEAITGNISGTILPIDTRATVYAIQESDTLSTTFADTSSGEFTLVGLESGSYTVSVEPREEGFEPAALDEVSVTVGETNEIGEIELNTFNDDADEGGE, encoded by the coding sequence ATGAGTATTCAAAAACAATTAAAAACGCTCACATATTTAGTAATAACATCAGCCCTGCTTTTCTGGGGTTGTGAATCCACTCTTAACACAGAATCAGGTAGCGGAACGGGATCCATGGTTGTGAAACTCCATGACGCACCGGTTGACTACGATGAAGTAAACATATCCGTGGCACGAGTTGAAGTGAACAATACTCAAAACGAAGATGGCTGGATTGTGATCAGCGAGCCGAACGAGATCTATAATATCCTGGATCTGGTGAACGGGGAAATGGCCGTTCTTGCGGATGCTGAACTGGAAGTAGGCACATACGAGCAGATTCGCTTGATTTTGAATGACGCGAATACGGTAGTCATTAATGGCGAAACGTTCGAACTGTTTGTGCCCAGTGGTGAACAGACAGGCGTGAAACTTAATATCAACGCGGAAATTCTGGAAGGAATCCAATACACGCTGCTTCTTGATTTTGACGCCAATCGATCGGTTGTAAAAAAAGGCGTACAGGATCTGTACAACCTTAAACCTGTAATTAGAGCAACAAACGAAGCAATAACAGGTAACATTTCCGGAACTATTTTGCCGATTGATACCCGGGCGACGGTATATGCCATACAGGAATCGGACACGCTGTCTACTACCTTTGCGGATACTTCCTCCGGTGAGTTTACACTCGTGGGTTTGGAGTCAGGCAGCTATACGGTTTCTGTTGAGCCAAGAGAAGAAGGGTTTGAACCGGCTGCACTTGATGAAGTTAGCGTGACCGTAGGAGAAACCAATGAGATTGGAGAGATAGAACTCAACACATTCAATGACGATGCTGATGAAGGTGGGGAGTAA
- a CDS encoding glycogen-binding domain-containing protein, which produces MISFLCTGTLFSQTPGTSITVESQAGYSTNTFLHPMINEWDISDSGAFTRLIPSAQIFWATGRFSADLSGGYVLENIYDERNNWNGGFGSAQFRYRLSETVSAGAGASGSRLQSEFGKQTLSFMPEIEWSPSLFTRVRARAGSSFRTYELLDDTGEIETTDRFDFYGVEMEHWPSFRWQLRGGVYGLADKNLFENHSISASLSRVIGQSAGIALSVSANRYTNRFTITPDGGGPQFGPTRPEEEESFDQIDRLLRGSLNFTFPVAGNFSGRGSAGLNLFLPGGGESRSDVEASVGLRYTFSASSMFRNSGNNVSPEWDQLRNSAVMVSIEYRGDGDLYITGEFNDWEQPGVPLSKVSGRKYAAELNLNPGIYEYKVLLIANGEETWVEFTDETMTVSDGFGGTNGLIFLD; this is translated from the coding sequence ATGATCAGTTTTCTCTGTACCGGAACACTGTTTTCGCAAACACCGGGAACATCGATTACGGTTGAATCGCAAGCCGGATATTCCACAAACACATTTTTGCACCCGATGATAAACGAATGGGACATATCTGACAGCGGTGCATTTACCCGTCTGATTCCTTCAGCACAAATATTCTGGGCCACGGGAAGATTTTCGGCCGATCTGTCCGGCGGTTATGTTTTAGAGAATATTTATGATGAACGAAATAACTGGAACGGCGGATTCGGATCTGCTCAATTTCGATATCGGTTGAGTGAAACCGTTTCAGCCGGAGCCGGGGCAAGTGGCAGCCGGTTGCAATCAGAATTTGGAAAACAGACTCTCTCATTCATGCCAGAAATCGAATGGTCGCCGTCGCTCTTTACCAGGGTTCGCGCCCGGGCCGGTTCATCCTTCAGAACGTATGAGTTATTAGACGACACCGGAGAAATTGAAACGACTGACAGGTTTGATTTCTACGGCGTTGAAATGGAGCACTGGCCGTCATTCAGATGGCAGCTTCGCGGCGGAGTGTACGGGCTGGCAGATAAGAACTTGTTTGAGAATCACAGCATATCCGCCTCTTTAAGCAGGGTTATTGGGCAGTCGGCAGGTATCGCACTTTCGGTTTCTGCAAATCGATACACCAATCGTTTTACCATAACTCCAGATGGCGGCGGGCCACAGTTTGGACCGACTCGGCCCGAGGAAGAGGAATCATTTGATCAGATCGACCGGCTTTTACGCGGCAGCCTGAATTTTACATTTCCGGTTGCGGGGAATTTTTCCGGAAGGGGTTCTGCCGGATTGAATCTTTTTCTTCCCGGAGGCGGAGAATCCCGGTCGGATGTGGAGGCATCTGTTGGGTTGAGATACACATTTTCTGCGTCATCGATGTTCAGAAATTCCGGGAACAATGTTTCGCCTGAATGGGACCAGCTTAGAAACAGTGCCGTTATGGTATCTATAGAGTACAGGGGCGACGGGGATCTCTACATTACCGGTGAATTTAATGACTGGGAGCAGCCTGGTGTTCCCTTATCAAAAGTCAGCGGCAGAAAGTATGCCGCAGAACTGAATCTGAACCCGGGAATTTACGAGTATAAAGTACTTCTGATAGCAAACGGCGAAGAGACATGGGTTGAATTCACCGACGAAACAATGACCGTGAGTGATGGATTTGGCGGTACAAACGGATTGATATTTTTAGATTAG
- a CDS encoding RNA polymerase sigma factor — protein sequence MKELPTETEIIQRIAKGDRELYRHLVDRYSPMIFHLVRSFEKNEEEVKGLVQEIFVKAYSKLNTFGNRAKFSTWIYSIAHNHCRDYTKNIRRKNSRFSELEESFIENRKSVDLQPDETMEQDESSRLLYSAIRKLGPGQSEPLLMRYRDGMSFKAISEQMEISESALKVRVHRARAELKQLLKQGEQL from the coding sequence ATGAAAGAATTACCAACTGAAACGGAAATAATCCAGAGAATAGCAAAAGGAGACCGGGAGTTATACAGGCACCTGGTTGACCGCTATTCTCCGATGATTTTTCACCTTGTTCGTTCATTCGAAAAAAATGAAGAAGAGGTGAAAGGACTTGTACAGGAGATTTTTGTGAAAGCATATTCAAAGCTGAATACTTTTGGAAACCGGGCAAAATTTTCAACGTGGATCTATTCGATTGCACACAACCACTGCCGTGATTATACGAAGAATATCCGCCGAAAAAACAGCCGGTTCAGTGAGCTTGAAGAGTCGTTCATAGAGAACCGGAAAAGTGTGGATTTACAACCTGACGAGACGATGGAACAGGACGAATCCAGCCGTTTATTGTACAGCGCGATCCGAAAACTCGGGCCGGGGCAGTCGGAACCTCTGCTGATGCGGTACCGTGACGGAATGAGTTTTAAGGCGATATCTGAACAGATGGAGATATCGGAATCAGCACTGAAAGTTAGGGTGCATCGGGCCAGGGCTGAACTAAAGCAATTACTTAAGCAAGGTGAACAGTTATGA
- a CDS encoding efflux RND transporter periplasmic adaptor subunit produces the protein MINFRDLFLLFLFTLILFSCSENEPQESSAQQSGTPVAGYEVIQQDLSRTVSASGAVEALHIRIAGAPFAGIIESVDVEEGDEISRGDRLAAYDLTETEAELRRSEAQVHEVRQRVERIERLLDGDAISRSEYEDVQAELAVAEAEKEVWQTRAELGVVRAKTEGVVTERYIEPGSPVSANEQLFRIEDTSTLVIRAGMSELDVIHIDRGDSVRVYLDAYPDQPIEATVRRIFPSAESSSRRFLVEVALTNSPEIIVRPGFMGRATFDVDRREKTLAVPSEALLASQRGEQFLFKIENDSLVRVDVEIGVARRNRTEITSGLLEGDVVVGTNPTNLNEGAHVRITEWIE, from the coding sequence ATGATCAATTTCCGGGATCTCTTCCTGCTTTTTCTATTCACTTTGATACTCTTTTCATGTTCAGAAAATGAGCCTCAAGAGTCATCAGCCCAACAATCCGGGACTCCTGTTGCGGGGTACGAGGTTATTCAGCAGGATCTTTCCCGAACTGTATCCGCATCGGGGGCAGTTGAAGCTCTGCATATTCGAATTGCAGGAGCACCTTTTGCTGGAATCATCGAATCGGTGGATGTAGAAGAAGGTGATGAAATTTCGCGCGGAGACCGCCTGGCCGCATATGATTTAACCGAAACTGAAGCCGAACTCCGAAGAAGCGAAGCGCAGGTACATGAGGTTCGGCAGCGTGTAGAACGAATAGAACGGCTACTCGATGGAGATGCCATCAGCCGGTCGGAATATGAAGATGTTCAGGCGGAACTGGCCGTGGCAGAAGCGGAAAAAGAGGTTTGGCAAACCCGGGCTGAACTTGGTGTTGTCCGCGCTAAAACGGAAGGTGTGGTTACAGAACGATACATTGAACCCGGATCGCCTGTCTCAGCAAATGAACAGCTATTTAGAATTGAAGATACATCAACTTTGGTTATTCGAGCCGGAATGTCTGAACTGGATGTCATCCACATTGACCGCGGTGATTCGGTACGTGTTTACCTCGATGCCTACCCGGATCAGCCGATAGAAGCAACGGTGCGCCGGATTTTTCCTTCTGCGGAATCATCAAGCCGAAGATTCCTCGTTGAAGTTGCACTTACCAATTCACCCGAAATCATTGTCAGGCCGGGATTCATGGGACGCGCAACCTTTGATGTGGACCGGCGTGAAAAGACTCTGGCCGTTCCCAGTGAAGCGTTACTGGCATCTCAGCGGGGTGAACAATTTCTTTTTAAAATAGAAAATGATTCACTGGTTCGCGTCGATGTAGAAATTGGTGTGGCACGCAGAAATCGAACCGAAATCACATCAGGCCTACTGGAAGGTGATGTAGTGGTAGGAACCAATCCTACTAATTTAAATGAAGGCGCTCATGTTAGAATTACCGAGTGGATTGAGTGA